A genomic stretch from Hemicordylus capensis ecotype Gifberg chromosome 5, rHemCap1.1.pri, whole genome shotgun sequence includes:
- the NCF4 gene encoding neutrophil cytosol factor 4 has product MSLPKQLRDESDFDQLPDDVAVSANVADIEEKKGFSNYYVFVIEVKTKGGGRYMIFRRYRQFYNLHSKLEERYGAESKNSRFTCTLPVLPGKVYVGAKREIADSRIPVLNMYMKKLLSLPAWLLLDEDVRLFFYQSVFDSEQTPQGLRRLRPRTRRHKSISPQEPDFDRMAAARAEALFDFTGSTKLELSFKKGDLIYLLSKVNKDWLEGTVRDATGIFPSAFVNIIKELPKEEDAINCLRCFYHEDNVSTVRDISVEEDLCSIPLFQDLMELVRQEFGREDIVLNYRDAEGDMIRLLADEDVVLMVMQGKSCLSEKHIFPWQLHVTQEEDYSVYTVTGS; this is encoded by the exons TGATTTTGACCAACTTCCAGATGATGTTGCAGTTTCTGCTAATGTTGCAGACATTGAAGAGAAGAAAGGCTTCTCCAATTATTAT GTATTTGTGATTGAGGTGAAAACAAAAGGTGGAGGCAGGTATATGATCTTCCGGCGTTACCGCCAGTTTTATAATCTGCACTCTAAGCTAGAGGAAAGATATGGTGCAGAAAGCAAGAACAGCCGCTTTACCTGTACCCTTCCAGTCCTGCCAG GAAAAGTTTATGTTGGCGCAAAGAGGGAGATTGCAGACAGCCGCATTCCAGTGCTCAACATGTACATGAAG aaaCTGCTTAGCCTGCCAGCCTGGTTGCTGCTGGATGAAGATGTCCGGCTGTTTTTCTATCAGTCGGTCTTCGACAGTGAGCAGACACCACAGGGACTGCGACGGCTCCGTCCACGCACTCGCCGACA CAAAAGCATTTCTCCCCAAGAACCTGACTTTGACAGAATGGCAGCTGCACGGGCTGAG GCACTGTTTGATTTTACTGGGTCCACTAAACTGGAGCTGAGTTTCAAGAAAGGAGATTTGATCTATTTACTCAGCAAAGTCAACAAAGACTGGTTGGAG GGAACTGTCCGAGATGCCACTGGCATTTTCCCATCTGCTTTTGTGAATATTATTAAAGAGCTCCCCAAAGAAGAGGACGCTATCAACTGCCTACGTTGCTTTTACCATGAGGACAATGTCAGCACTGTCAG GGATATATCTGTGGAAGAAGATCTGTGTAGCATCCCATTGTTCCAAGACCTAATGGAATTAGTAAG GCAAGAGTTTGGGCGTGAGGATATTGTCTTGAATTACCGTGATGCTGAGGGCGACATGATCCGCCTGCTTGCTGATGAGGATGTTGTGCTCATGGTGATGCAGGGCAAGAGCTGTCTGTCTGAGAAACATATCTTCCCATGGCAACTGCACGTTACCCAAGAAGAGGACTACAGTGTCTATACAGTGACAGGGTCATGA